A part of Sugiyamaella lignohabitans strain CBS 10342 chromosome D, complete sequence genomic DNA contains:
- the YPK9 gene encoding Ypk9p (Vacuolar protein with a possible role in sequestering heavy metals; has similarity to the type V P-type ATPase Spf1p; homolog of human ATP13A2 (PARK9), mutations in which are associated with Parkinson disease and Kufor-Rakeb syndrome; GO_component: GO:0000329 - fungal-type vacuole membrane [Evidence IDA] [PMID 19001347]; GO_component: GO:0000329 - fungal-type vacuole membrane [Evidence IDA] [PMID 19182805]; GO_component: GO:0016021 - integral component of membrane [Evidence IEA,IEA]; GO_component: GO:0016021 - integral component of membrane [Evidence ISM] [PMID 12192589]; GO_component: GO:0016020 - membrane [Evidence IEA]; GO_component: GO:0005774 - vacuolar membrane [Evidence IEA]; GO_component: GO:0005773 - vacuole [Evidence IEA]; GO_function: GO:0005524 - ATP binding [Evidence IEA]; GO_function: GO:0016887 - ATPase activity [Evidence IEA]; GO_function: GO:0019829 - cation-transporting ATPase activity [Evidence IEA]; GO_function: GO:0016787 - hydrolase activity [Evidence IEA]; GO_function: GO:0046872 - metal ion binding [Evidence IEA,IEA]; GO_function: GO:0003674 - molecular_function [Evidence ND]; GO_function: GO:0000166 - nucleotide binding [Evidence IEA,IEA]; GO_process: GO:0006200 - ATP catabolic process [Evidence IEA]; GO_process: GO:0008150 - biological_process [Evidence ND]; GO_process: GO:0006812 - cation transport [Evidence IEA]; GO_process: GO:0008152 - metabolic process [Evidence IEA]) yields the protein MAIPNTRHEEPSEDERTTRFSRVRRSLNGRRSVDGLARGATENSTGNNDLDDSQYVEPASTEMYSGPASESVPSSYSSFHMFDHANSGGRRLSRSRSAHRNSEYARNSFSRNSFAEDIGRSLSQSQNSQSQLSSSVISVESLNQQAQNSYLKRDRSESRSSFRFFSWDEIEHAQGATTAGDDIDPVAYDSLSEDIAQLIGSEDDIDGEERGREGNVALSPILHHGHHHRKKSGADDDQIDSDAHSQRGHISRRRSSHFYEDVGADEPLLVTESLDGREQKEAADHIVYTNSERLFQRYYITEEDLVIGFAGFKTSRIRSFFYAILSIGTLGIAYLILRWFPRLRIQCIGKPCALGQCDWVVVENQWGELTIVNVNHQRYDQRLSTIFRTDSEKSELAANDSDSSTVDASDDNVVVFEDEEDYYVDSDPLVPSLRWIEYRYIKFIYHPFKDIYLTNNNWIDPNWNDVESVSEGLDSDVQTDRSLVFGDNLIDIKEKTTTQLLVDEVLHPFYVFQVFSMILWAFDEYYYYASCIFFISVISVGNTLIETKQALARLRNISKFVCDVRVLRSGFWTTIPSSELVPGDVYEVSDPTISSLPCDSILLSGDCIVNESMLTGESVPVSKVPITDSSLQGMVAGNSPNGGDDLAKHYLYSGTKIIRVRRPKRPRQQAQGEDYDVALAVVIRTGFSTTKGSLVRSMLFPKPSGFKFYEDSFKYIGVMAMIACVGFIVCTVNFIRMNLPTHLIVFRALDMITIVVPPALPATLTIGTNISLARLRQKSIFCISPNRVNVGGKLDVVCFDKTGTLTEDGLDVLGIHLLAKEKFSPLYSSLASSQGPESLEMTNALTTCHSLRSVDDELIGDPLDAKMFDFSGWQFKEEEGHGAHSRVSISPDGKTVLTALKTFEFISQLRRMSVLAKRQDGSLSIYCKGAPEVMDQVCDRDSFPVDYQELLHQYTHRGYRVIAVAGKKIRIEDDSNIDVATADIVANLRREDAERELQFIGFIIFENKLKPTTARVIQKLEEAKIRTIMCTGDNVLTAISVARECYMIPDKTVVFAPHFVEQTQSEEYSTLPIQEEVTLRWESIDDPTIVLNAQMRPLDQTMRNYSLAVTGDVFRYIVKNGSDEQLEQMLIKGSIFARMSPDEKHELVERLQQIGYTTGFCGDGANDCGALKAADVGISLSEAEASVAAPFTSRKFEIDCVLDVIGEGRCALATSFSCFKYMSLYSAIQFVSVSILYGFGSNLGDFQFLWIDLFLILPIAIFMAWSKPFPVLSRKRPTANLVSRKVLVPLVGEIVILATFQIIIWMFARDQPWYIPPKIGGEDSEVASTDNTALFMTSCFQYIFTAIVLSVGPPYREPLYKNYPFLITVGVAVALSISLLFVDPDGWFGNLMTLSYTPLSFKGILVAFATVNFLASWIADRAIFPVIARCLMNLRKSFGYVKTRKRYKVLNDQLKEPIV from the coding sequence ATGGCAATCCCCAATACCCGTCACGAGGAACCTTCAGAGGATGAGCGGACTACCAGGTTTAGTCGGGTCCGCAGAAGTCTTAACGGGCGACGTAGTGTTGACGGTCTAGCTCGAGGTGCCACTGAGAATTCAACTGGTAACAATGATCTGGACGACTCACAGTATGTCGAACCTGCTTCGACAGAGATGTATTCTGGTCCTGCTTCTGAATCAGTTCCATCTTCATATTCCTCTTTTCATATGTTTGATCATGCTAATAGTGGCGGAAGAAGACTGTCAAGATCACGTTCTGCTCATCGGAATTCTGAATATGCTCGCAACAGTTTTTCGAGAAACAGCTTTGCAGAAGACATTGGTAGGTCCCTTTCCCAGTCACAAAATAGCCAGTCCCAGTTATCTTCATCTGTCATAAGTGTTGAAAGTCTCAACCAGCAAGCCCAAAACAGTTACTTGAAAAGAGATCGATCAGAGTCGCGTTCTAGTTTCcgatttttttcttgggaTGAGATCGAACATGCTCAGGGTGCCACgactgctggtgatgacaTCGATCCAGTGGCATATGATTCATTATCGGAAGATATTGCTCAACTAATAGGCAGTGAAGACGATATTGATGGGGAAGAAAGAGGAAGGGAGGGCAATGTTGCTTTATCGCCTATCCTGCATCATGGCCACCATCATCGTAAGAAGTCAGGTGCTGACGATGATCAAATTGATTCTGATGCTCATTCTCAGAGAGGGCATATCTCACGTCGTCGTTCTTCGCATTTTTATGAGGATGTTGGTGCCGATGAGCCCCTGCTAGTCACGGAATCGTTGGACGGAagagaacaaaaagaagctgctgatcATATTGTCTATACTAATTCTGAGCGTCTATTTCAGAGATACTACATTACAGAAGAGGACCTAGTGATTGGATTTGCTGGTTTTAAAACATCTCGCATACGTAGTTTTTTCTACGCAATTCTTTCCATTGGTACCCTCGGTATAGCATACTTGATTTTACGGTGGTTCCCTCGATTACGGATTCAGTGTATTGGAAAGCCCTGTGCACTAGGACAGTGTGACTGGGTTGTGGTTGAGAATCAATGGGGTGAGTTGACTATTGTTAATGTCAACCACCAGCGTTACGACCAAAGACTTTCCACTATTTTCAGGACAGATTCAGAAAAATCTGAGCTTGCTGCTAATGATAGCGACAGTAGCACCGTAGATGCATCAGATGataatgttgttgtatttgaagacgaagaagactaTTATGTTGATAGCGATCCACTTGTGCCTTCGTTAAGATGGATCGAGTATAGATATATCAAGTTCATCTATCACCCATTCAAGGACATTTACTTGACAAATAATAACTGGATAGATCCTAATTGGAACGATGTTGAATCTGTTTCTGAAGGTTTAGACTCGGATGTGCAGACAGATCGTAGCCTTGTTTTTGGTGACAATTTAATTGACATCAAGGAGAAAACAACCACTCAACTGTTGGTGGACGAGGTGTTGCATCCTTTTTACGTCTTCCAAGTATTCTCAATGATATTGTGGGCTTTTGATGAGTACTATTATTATGCATCTTGtatctttttcatttcagtTATTTCGGTCGGAAACACTCTGATTGAAACTAAGCAAGCTTTGGCAAGATTGAGAAATATTTCTAAATTTGTCTGCGACGTTCGTGTTTTGAGAAGTGGTTTTTGGACCACCATACCATCTTCAGAGCTAGTTCCAGGCGATGTTTATGAGGTTTCAGATCCAACTATCTCGTCTTTACCATGCGACTCCATTCTGCTGTCTGGTGATTGTATTGTCAATGAGAGTATGCTGACTGGAGAGTCGGTTCCAGTATCTAAGGTTCCGATTACTGATAGCTCCTTGCAAGGGATGGTTGCTGGTAACAGTCCAAATGGTGGAGATGATCTCGCCAAGCATTATCTATATAGCGGAACCAAGATTATCCGTGTTAGACGGCCAAAGCGCCCTCGTCAGCAAGCTCAAGGCGAGGATTATGATGTGGCACTTGCAGTGGTTATTCGTACAGGTTTTTCTACTACCAAGGGCTCCTTAGTGAGATCCATGTTGTTTCCAAAACCTAGTGGATTTAAATTTTACGAGGACTCTTTTAAATATATTGGTGTCATGGCAATGATTGCTTGTGTTGGATTCATTGTCTGTACAGTGAACTTTATTCGCATGAACCTGCCTACCCACTTGATTGTTTTTAGAGCTCTCGACATGATTACTATTGTGGTCCCTCCTGCCCTACCTGCCACCCTGACTATTGGAACTAACATTTCCCTGGCAAGACTGAGGCAAAAGTCCATTTTCTGTATTTCGCCAAATCGTGTGAATGTGGGTGGAAAGTTGGATGTCGTGTGTTTTGATAAAACTGGTACATTGACAGAAGACGGTTTAGACGTGCTAGGTATCCACTTGCttgcaaaagaaaaattcaGCCCTCTTTATTCTAGTCTTGCTAGTAGTCAGGGTCCTGAGTCGCTAGAAATGACCAATGCTCTAACCACATGTCATTCTCTTCGgtctgttgatgatgaattgATTGGAGACCCATTGGATGCAAAAATGTTTGACTTTTCGGGATGGCaattcaaagaagaagaaggacaTGGTGCTCATAGTCGAGTTTCCATTTCTCCTGATGGCAAGACTGTCCTAACAGCATTGAAGACGTTTGAGTTTATCTCCCAACTTCGTAGAATGAGCGTTCTAGCTAAAAGACAAGATGGTTCATTATCCATATATTGCAAGGGTGCTCCTGAAGTTATGGATCAAGTCTGTGATAGAGACAGTTTCCCTGTTGATTACCAGgaacttcttcatcaatacACACATAGAGGGTATCGAGTGATTGCAGTTGCTGGTAAGAAGATTCGcattgaagatgattctAACATTGATGTTGCAACGGCAGATATTGTGGCCAATCTCCGACGTGAAGACGCAGAGCGAGAATTACAATTCattggttttattattttcgaGAACAAACTGAAGCCTACGACTGCTCGAGTTATTCAAAAGCTTGAAGAAGCCAAGATTCGTACTATTATGTGTACTGGTGATAATGTTTTGACCGCTATTAGTGTTGCTCGGGAATGTTACATGATCCCTGATAAGACAGTTGTTTTCGCGCCTCACTTTGTTGAACAAACACAATCAGAAGAATACAGTACTCTTCCTATACAGGAAGAAGTGACCTTGAGATGGGAAAGCATTGATGATCCAACTATTGTTTTGAACGCACAAATGAGACCACTAGATCAGACTATGCGAAACTATTCGCTTGCGGTTACTGGTGATGTCTTTAGATATATTGTGAAGAATGGTAGTGATGAGCAGCTGGAACAGATGCTTATCAAGGGCAGTATTTTCGCACGTATGTCGCCTGATGAAAAGCATGAATTGGTGGAGAGGTTACAACAAATTGGATACACCACTGGTTTCTGTGGTGATGGTGCTAATGACTGTGGTGCTTTAAAGGCAGCTGATGTGGGTATTTCATTGTCTGAAGCAGAAGCTAGTGTTGCAGCTCCTTTCACCTCGCGAAAGTTTGAAATTGACTGTGTATTGGATGTTATTGGAGAAGGACGTTGTGCTCTAGCTACCAGTTTTTCGTGCTTCAAGTACATGAGTTTGTATAGTGCAATCCAGTTTGTCTCTGTCAGCATTTTATATGGTTTTGGATCTAATCTAGGCGATTTCCAGTTTTTGTGGATCGACTTGTTCCTTATTTTGCCTATTGCAATTTTCATGGCTTGGTCTAAGCCTTTCCCAGTTCTAAGCCGAAAGCGTCCCACTGCCAACCTTGTCTCTCGTAAGGTTCTTGTACCTCTTGTGGGCGAAATTGTGATCCTTGCCACTTTTCAAATAATCATTTGGATGTTTGCCCGTGATCAACCCTGGTACATTCCTCCTAAgattggtggtgaagattCTGAAGTTGCAAGTACTGATAATACTGCCCTGTTCATGACGTCGTGCTTCCAATACATTTTCACTGCTATAGTCTTATCAGTTGGTCCTCCTTACCGCGAGCCTTTGTACAAGAACTACCCATTCCTTATTACTGTTGGGGTGGCTGTAGCACTGTCGATATCCCTACTTTTTGTTGATCCCGACGGATGGTTTGGCAACCTCATGACATTGTCATATACTCCTCTTTCGTTCAAAGGAATTCTTGTAGCATTTGCTACTGTCAATTTCCTTGCCTCTTGGATTGCCGATCGTGCAATTTTCCCAGTTATTGCTAGATGTCTAATGAACCTTCGCAAGTCTTTTGGTTATGTCAAAACTCGCAAGAGATATAAGGTTCTTAATGACCAGCTAAAGGAACCTATCGTATAA